From the Pungitius pungitius chromosome 6, fPunPun2.1, whole genome shotgun sequence genome, one window contains:
- the si:dkey-103i16.6 gene encoding NAD-dependent protein deacetylase sirtuin-3 gives MNRSKSSWDEKVPQSPVPRMTRRSSSQTRPTGPAETQDAGPGPCAKQQSNREGSRSGGHSSGSRCGRSSPSTSPVRPSSLGGLASVARLVKLGRCKKVVVVAGAGISTASGIPDFRTPGTGLYANLEKYNIPYPEAIFNIDYFSNDPQPFFSLAKALYPGSHRPNYIHYFVRMLHNKGLLLRMYTQNIDGLEKLCGIPDDKLVEAHGSFATAACHLCYTPYPADEAKHAIMNDNVPICTFCAATVKPDVVFFGEDLPQKYFLHTKDFPKADLLMIMGTSLQIEPFASLVNTVRSTVPRLLLNRHAVGPFEKVPLRRGDHVELGDLEDTVRRFTTMLGWNEEIEQLMRTQETPIIPTFIGSLSGSGQTSSQSRGAPEPPCAMETSKCRHAINSGGEEETDSETDSKSSASSCQSN, from the exons ATGAACAGGTCCAAGTCCAGCTGGGATGAAAAAGTCCCCCAGTCTCCGGTCCCCAGGATGACCCGCAGGTCCAGCTCCCAGACCAGGCCCACGGGCCCGGCAGAGACCCAGGACGCTGGGCCCGGGCCGTGTGCAAAACAACAAAG TAACAGAGAGGGGTCCAGGAGCGGCGGTCACTCCTCGGGGTCCAGGTGTGGTCGGAGCAGTCCGTCCACGTCGCCCGTCAGGCCCTCATCCCTCGGGGGTCTGGCCTCAGTTGCTCGGCTGGTGAAGCTCGGCCGCTGTaagaaggtggtggtggtggccggGGCGGGAATCAGCACAGCCAGCGGCATCCCGGACTTCAG AACCCCGGGCACGGGTCTTTACGCCAACTTGGAGAAGTACAACATCCCTTACCCGGAAGCTATTTTCAACATTGATTACTTCTCCAACGACCCGCAGCCGTTCTTCTCCCTGGCCAAGGCGCTCTATCCTGGCAGCCACCGACCAAACTACATCCACTACTTCGTCCGCATGCTCCATAACAAAGGGCTGCTTCTACGCATGTACACCCAGAACATCGACGGACTGGAGAAAC TCTGTGGCATCCCGGATGACAAACTGGTGGAAGCTCACGGTAGTTTTGCAACAGCCGCCTGTCACCTGTGCTACACGCCGTACCCTGCAGACGAGGCCAAG CACGCCATAATGAACGACAACGTCCCCATATGTACATTCTGTGCTGCAACAGTCAAGcctgatgttgtgttttttggagAGGACCTTCCTCAAAAGTATTTCCTCCACACTAAAGACTTCCCCAAAGCAGACCTGCTAATGATTATGGGCACCTCATTACAG ATTGAGCCGTTTGCGAGCCTGGTGAACACGGTGCGCTCCACGGTGCCGCGTCTCCTCCTGAACCGACACGCCGTGGGTCCCTTCGAGAAGGTCCCCCTGCGCAGAGGAGACCACGTGGAGCTCGGCGACCTGGAGGATACCGTGCGGAGGTTCACTACGATGCTTGGCTGGAACGAGGAGATTGAGCAGCTGATGAGGACTCAAGAAACACCG ATCATCCCTACGTTCATTGGCAGCTTGTCAGGGAGCGGACAAACGTCTTCTCAGAGCAGAGGAGCTCCAGAGCCTCCGTGTGCAATGGAAACATCCAAATGCAGACACGCCatcaacagcggcggcgaggaggagacgGACTCTGAGACGGACAGCAAAAGCTCTGCATCGTCCTGCCAGAGCAATTAA
- the ric8b gene encoding synembryn-B isoform X1 produces the protein MDLNTISSQLETVDEEDVEKLLRQFIGENSHTFTFDPKEESLRIKLCQSVLSVLRRQVKPSCQQTCLETLRILSRDKRVLAPVATREGMLILGGMASLKAGGDGDDNRDISREDTLSEEEERVVVEALKCLCNVVYNSPAAQQVSVDVQLVDGLCATLRTARTWHHEVGLFTLRLLFLVSALRPDVRGVLRRELHAVTLLTEVLEHTLDVSWVGPYESARPDPQALPMPAEDNERTMEALKALFNLTLSDTGGEEDEHHFRLIAAILRHLLMLKTETEEKTEEAHSHAINLLNNLPVSCLDVLIDVPVQGGLEIYGGKNMDAVQMLIDFMEKRMDKQGSNYKEGLTPVLSLLTEGSRHHREIRRYIKAQVLPPLKDVKNRPEIGTTTRNKLVRLMTHVDMGVKQTAAEFLFVLCKESVDNLLKYTGYGNAAGLLVARGLLAGGRGETQYSEDEDSDTEEYKSAKPFINPITGHVEEPMPNPIEEMTEEQKEYEAQKLVNMFDKLSRQNVIRPMGVRPDGTLAPLEETLCDQPEDSGSDSD, from the exons ATGGATTTGAATACTATTTCGTCGCAGCTCGAAACTGTCGACGAAGAGGACGTCGAGAAGTTGCTGCGGCAGTTCATTGGAGAG AATAGCCACACCTTCACTTTCGACCCCAAGGAGGAATCCCTTCGCATC AAGTTGTGCCAGAGTGTGTTGTCAGTCCTCCGGAGGCAGGTGAAGCCGAGCTGTCAGCAGACGTGTCTGGAGACACTCCGCATCCTGTCCAGAGACAAGCGCGTCCTCGCACCTGTGGCCACCAGGGAGGGCATGCTGATCCTGGGAGGGATGGCGAGCCTGAAGGCCGGCGGGGATGGCGACGATAACCGGGACATCTCTCGGGAAGACACcctgtcggaggaggaggagagggtggtGGTGGAAGCCTTGAAGTGCCTGTGCAACGTGGTGTACAACAGCCCCGCTGCTCAGCAGGTCAGCGTGGACGTGCAGCTGGTGGATGGCCTCTGTGCCACCCTGCGCACCGCCCGCACATGGCACCACGAGGTGGGCCTCTTCACACTGCGCCTGCTCTTCCTGGTGTCTGCCCTACGACCTGATGTCAGAGGGGTTTTGAGGCGAGAGTTGCACGCTGTCACGCTGCTGACGGAGGTCCTGGAGCACACCCTGGATGTGAGCTGGGTCGGGCCCTATGAATCCGCCCGTCCAGATCCACAGGCTCTGCCCATGCCCGCGGAGGACAATGAGAGAACCATGGAGGCACTCAAAGCCTTGTTCAATCTCACACTGTCTGACACCGGCGGAGAG GAAGATGAGCACCATTTCCGACTCATTGCTGCCATCTTGCGTCATCTGTTGATGCTGAAGACTGAGACCGAGGAGAAAACCGAGGAAGCACACAG CCATGCCATCAACCTGCTGAATAACCTGCCTGTGTCCTGCCTGGATGTGTTAATCGACGTGCCTGTCCAGGGTGGACTAGAGATATATGGTGGAAAGAATATGGATGCTGTCCAGATGTTAATAGACTTCATGGAGAAAAGGATGGACAAG CAGGGCTCCAACTACAAAGAAGGTTTGACTCCGGTCCTCAGCCTTTTGACTGAAGGATCCAGACACCACCGGGAGATCCGCAGATATATCAAAGCTCAG GTGCTTCCCCCGCTGAAAGATGTAAAGAACAGGCCGGAGATCGGCACCACCACCAGGAACAAGCTGGTTCGCCTCATGACACATGTTGACATGGGTGTGAAGCAGACTGCTGCAGAatttctctttgtcctctgcaAAGAAAGCG TGGACAACCTGTTGAAGTACACCGGGTATGGAAACGCAGCAGGACTCCTGGTGGCTCGAGGACTTCtcgcaggagggagaggagagactcAGTACTCCGAAGACGAAGACTCCGACACCGAGGAATACAAATCTGCTAAACCATT CATTAACCCAATCACCGGCCATGTGGAGGAGCCGATGCCGAATCCCATCGAAGAGATGACCGAAGAGCAGAAGGAGTATGAAGCCCAGAAACTTGTCAATATGTTTGACAAGTTGTCGAG GCAGAACGTGATCCGGCCAATGGGGGTCCGGCCTGACGGAACGTTAGCACCTCTTGAAGAAACTCTTTGTGATCAACCTGAGGACTCAGGATCAGACTCTGACTAG
- the ric8b gene encoding synembryn-B isoform X2: MDLNTISSQLETVDEEDVEKLLRQFIGENSHTFTFDPKEESLRIKLCQSVLSVLRRQVKPSCQQTCLETLRILSRDKRVLAPVATREGMLILGGMASLKAGGDGDDNRDISREDTLSEEEERVVVEALKCLCNVVYNSPAAQQVSVDVQLVDGLCATLRTARTWHHEVGLFTLRLLFLVSALRPDVRGVLRRELHAVTLLTEVLEHTLDVSWVGPYESARPDPQALPMPAEDNERTMEALKALFNLTLSDTGGEEDEHHFRLIAAILRHLLMLKTETEEKTEEAHSHAINLLNNLPVSCLDVLIDVPVQGGLEIYGGKNMDAVQMLIDFMEKRMDKGSNYKEGLTPVLSLLTEGSRHHREIRRYIKAQVLPPLKDVKNRPEIGTTTRNKLVRLMTHVDMGVKQTAAEFLFVLCKESVDNLLKYTGYGNAAGLLVARGLLAGGRGETQYSEDEDSDTEEYKSAKPFINPITGHVEEPMPNPIEEMTEEQKEYEAQKLVNMFDKLSRQNVIRPMGVRPDGTLAPLEETLCDQPEDSGSDSD, from the exons ATGGATTTGAATACTATTTCGTCGCAGCTCGAAACTGTCGACGAAGAGGACGTCGAGAAGTTGCTGCGGCAGTTCATTGGAGAG AATAGCCACACCTTCACTTTCGACCCCAAGGAGGAATCCCTTCGCATC AAGTTGTGCCAGAGTGTGTTGTCAGTCCTCCGGAGGCAGGTGAAGCCGAGCTGTCAGCAGACGTGTCTGGAGACACTCCGCATCCTGTCCAGAGACAAGCGCGTCCTCGCACCTGTGGCCACCAGGGAGGGCATGCTGATCCTGGGAGGGATGGCGAGCCTGAAGGCCGGCGGGGATGGCGACGATAACCGGGACATCTCTCGGGAAGACACcctgtcggaggaggaggagagggtggtGGTGGAAGCCTTGAAGTGCCTGTGCAACGTGGTGTACAACAGCCCCGCTGCTCAGCAGGTCAGCGTGGACGTGCAGCTGGTGGATGGCCTCTGTGCCACCCTGCGCACCGCCCGCACATGGCACCACGAGGTGGGCCTCTTCACACTGCGCCTGCTCTTCCTGGTGTCTGCCCTACGACCTGATGTCAGAGGGGTTTTGAGGCGAGAGTTGCACGCTGTCACGCTGCTGACGGAGGTCCTGGAGCACACCCTGGATGTGAGCTGGGTCGGGCCCTATGAATCCGCCCGTCCAGATCCACAGGCTCTGCCCATGCCCGCGGAGGACAATGAGAGAACCATGGAGGCACTCAAAGCCTTGTTCAATCTCACACTGTCTGACACCGGCGGAGAG GAAGATGAGCACCATTTCCGACTCATTGCTGCCATCTTGCGTCATCTGTTGATGCTGAAGACTGAGACCGAGGAGAAAACCGAGGAAGCACACAG CCATGCCATCAACCTGCTGAATAACCTGCCTGTGTCCTGCCTGGATGTGTTAATCGACGTGCCTGTCCAGGGTGGACTAGAGATATATGGTGGAAAGAATATGGATGCTGTCCAGATGTTAATAGACTTCATGGAGAAAAGGATGGACAAG GGCTCCAACTACAAAGAAGGTTTGACTCCGGTCCTCAGCCTTTTGACTGAAGGATCCAGACACCACCGGGAGATCCGCAGATATATCAAAGCTCAG GTGCTTCCCCCGCTGAAAGATGTAAAGAACAGGCCGGAGATCGGCACCACCACCAGGAACAAGCTGGTTCGCCTCATGACACATGTTGACATGGGTGTGAAGCAGACTGCTGCAGAatttctctttgtcctctgcaAAGAAAGCG TGGACAACCTGTTGAAGTACACCGGGTATGGAAACGCAGCAGGACTCCTGGTGGCTCGAGGACTTCtcgcaggagggagaggagagactcAGTACTCCGAAGACGAAGACTCCGACACCGAGGAATACAAATCTGCTAAACCATT CATTAACCCAATCACCGGCCATGTGGAGGAGCCGATGCCGAATCCCATCGAAGAGATGACCGAAGAGCAGAAGGAGTATGAAGCCCAGAAACTTGTCAATATGTTTGACAAGTTGTCGAG GCAGAACGTGATCCGGCCAATGGGGGTCCGGCCTGACGGAACGTTAGCACCTCTTGAAGAAACTCTTTGTGATCAACCTGAGGACTCAGGATCAGACTCTGACTAG